The following DNA comes from Rhodanobacter sp. AS-Z3.
GGGCCAGTACAAGCAAGCGATTGCCGCTTACGACGACGCGTTGAAACGCGACCCGACCAATGCCGACGCGAAGGCGAACCGGCAGGCGGTTGAGGACTGGTTGCGCCAACAACAACAGCAGTCGCCGCAGGATCAGAAGGAACACGAAGGCCAGAACGGCCAGAAAAACCAGTCGTCACCGGGTGAGCAGGGCAAGACAGGTCAACAGGGTTCGAAGGGTCAGCAGCAGGACGAAAAGAAACAGGATCAGTCTTCCGCTGGCCAATCCGGCAAGGACGGCAAGCCGCAGGACGATGCCGGCAAGCAAGAGTCCGCGCAGGATCAGTCCGGCAAGGACGGTGCAAGCCAGGGTAAACCACAGAGTGCGCAGGAACAGGCCGAACAGAAGGCGCAGGCCGAGCGGGCGCAACAGGCATTGAAGCAACAGATGGATGCTGCTCTGGCCAAACAGGCGGACGACAAGGGCAAGGACACCCATCAGCTCGGCGCACTGGCCAAGGACGATCCGCAGGCAAAGCTGCCCGCTGATCTGCGGCATGCCTTGCAGCGTGTGCCGGATGATCCCGGCGCGCTGCTGCGGCGCAAGTTCCAGCTTGAGTATCAGCAGCGCCATGGCGGCGCCACAGACGAGGATGGAGAACCGTGACCGTTCGACAGTTCATCAGCGGATGCCTGCTGGCGCTGGTCTTGATTCCGGCGCTGGCGGTGGCGGGCGAGGTCTCTGCCACGCTGGATCGCAACAACGTGCAGCTTGGTGAGACGGTAACCCTGAACGTGCGCGTCAGCGGTCAGAGCATGGGTGTTGCTGCTCCGGACCTCGGTGCGCTGAACCAGGATTTCCAGATCCTCGGAACATCGCAGAACCGCAGCCTCAGCGTCGTCAATGGCAGCGCAAAGTCGGAGCTGACCTTCGGTATTGCGCTGCGTCCACGCCACCTCGGCACATTGCAGATTCCCGCCTTGAGTGTTGCCGGCGCGCAGACTGCGCCGTTGCAGCTCAATGTGACGGCGCCCGACCCGAGCGCGGCAGCTACGTCGTCGCAAGACGTCTTCATGGAATCGCAACTCAATCCTGCCCAAGGTTACGTCGGTCAGCAGTTCACCTACCTGACACGGTTGTACTACGCCAACCGCATCGGCGGTGACGCACCGCAGCCGCCGCAGGTTGCCGGTGTCGAGATCACCCCGCTCGGCAAGGGACTGAACTACGACGCCGAGCGTGGTGGTCGCAGTTATCACGTACTCGAGCAGCGCTATGCAGTGACCCCGCAGCACGCCGGAAAAATTGAAATTCCTCCCGTCGATTTTGAAGGCCAGCAGACCGACCCGCGCGATCCCGACAGCTTCTTTGGTGCCACCGTTCCGGTCAGTGCCAGTGCCCCGGCGCAGGCCATCGAAGTAAAGCCGGCACCATCGAACTTCGCTGGCAGTGCATGGCTGCCGGCCCGCGCGCTGAGCTTGACACTGGACGGCTGGCCTAGTGCGCAGGGCGCAGCGCCAAGAGTGGGTCAGCCACTGAATCTGAGCATGACCCTGCAGGCTACGGGGCTGTCGTACGACGCACTGCCGGCACTGAGTCTGCCGGCGCTGGATGGCGCTACCGTTTACCCGGACAAGCCGGTCACTGGCAATCGCCAAGATGGCGACTGGATCACCGGGCGCCGTCAGCAGTCTTTTGCGATCGTGCCCGAGCGTGCCGGCGCACTGACCATTCCGGCGATCAGTCTGAAATGGTGGAATGTGGTCAGCGACCAGATGGAAGTGGCGCAGATTCCCGCGCATACGATCACTGTGTTGCCGGCCGCGGGCGCTGCTGCCACTCCTCCTGCGGCGGCCACGTCGGCAGAGAGCGCGATGCCGGATCGCGCCGTGGCCTCCGGGTCACCGGCTGTGCGGGTATCGGTTCCGTGGCGTTGGATCGCTCTGGTCAGCTTCGGGTTGTGGCTATTCAGCCTGCTGGGCTGGTGGTGGCATCGCCGTCGATCACCTGCCGTGATGACGCCAGCACTATCGCCGCGCAACTCCTCGCGCAGCGAGCAAATGGCCTTTCTTGCCGCCGCACGTGGCAGCGATTCGGCGGCGCAAACGCGTAGCTTGCTGGCGTGGGCACGTGCAGAGCGGCCGGGAATTCAGCATCTGGGTGAGCTGTCTGCGGCGCTGGACGATCCGCGCCAGCGCGCGGCTATCGCCCGTTTGCAGCAACGGCATTACGCCGGTGTGGGGACATCTACCCCGGCAGGCGATGGGGAGCTGGCGGAGGTATTCAAGCGCGGCTTTGGCTGGCGCGCGCCGGATGCGGCGGATGCGGAATCCACGCTGGCTCCGCTGTATCCCTTCAAACTGCGTTGAGCACGCCCGGGGAATTCATTCGGCTGCGGCTTCGTTCAGCGCATGCTGGAACACGAGCGCCATCTGTTCGCTGAAGCAACACAGCGTGACGTCGATGTCGTCGCCGACCAATGCATCGCGCAAGGTGTGTGCGGCCACGCTGGCGGCAAGTGCTGCCGGGTAGCCATAGACACCGCAACTGATCGCCGGAAAGGCGATCGTGCGTCCGTGATTTTCGCGCAGCAATCGCAAAGCGCTTTGGTAACAGCTTGCCAGCAAACGCGCCTCGCCATGCCGGCCGTCACGCCATACTGGCCCCGCCGTATGAATCACGTACCGCGCCCGCAACGCAAAACCTGGCGTGATACGCGCCTCTCCGGTGGGACAGCGTACGCCGGGCGCTGCTTCCGGCAGGGCGCGACAAGCCGCCAGCAAGCCTGGCCCGGCGGCACGGTGGATGGCGCCATCCACGCCGCCGCCACCGAGCAGGCCCGGGTTGGCCGCGTTGACGATGGCATCGACGTCGAGCGTGGTGATGTCCGCCTGGATAATTTCGATTGGCATGGCTTCGCGCAAGTGGACGGCTTGCCCTATGCTTCAGGCAGGCATTCTGGCGTGCAGGAGTCGCAACGGATCATGGCGAAAACGGAAGACATTTCCTTTGGTTACCTGCTCAGCGACGTGACCTTGCTGTTCCGCAAG
Coding sequences within:
- a CDS encoding BatD family protein, yielding MTVRQFISGCLLALVLIPALAVAGEVSATLDRNNVQLGETVTLNVRVSGQSMGVAAPDLGALNQDFQILGTSQNRSLSVVNGSAKSELTFGIALRPRHLGTLQIPALSVAGAQTAPLQLNVTAPDPSAAATSSQDVFMESQLNPAQGYVGQQFTYLTRLYYANRIGGDAPQPPQVAGVEITPLGKGLNYDAERGGRSYHVLEQRYAVTPQHAGKIEIPPVDFEGQQTDPRDPDSFFGATVPVSASAPAQAIEVKPAPSNFAGSAWLPARALSLTLDGWPSAQGAAPRVGQPLNLSMTLQATGLSYDALPALSLPALDGATVYPDKPVTGNRQDGDWITGRRQQSFAIVPERAGALTIPAISLKWWNVVSDQMEVAQIPAHTITVLPAAGAAATPPAAATSAESAMPDRAVASGSPAVRVSVPWRWIALVSFGLWLFSLLGWWWHRRRSPAVMTPALSPRNSSRSEQMAFLAAARGSDSAAQTRSLLAWARAERPGIQHLGELSAALDDPRQRAAIARLQQRHYAGVGTSTPAGDGELAEVFKRGFGWRAPDAADAESTLAPLYPFKLR
- a CDS encoding O-acetyl-ADP-ribose deacetylase; this translates as MPIEIIQADITTLDVDAIVNAANPGLLGGGGVDGAIHRAAGPGLLAACRALPEAAPGVRCPTGEARITPGFALRARYVIHTAGPVWRDGRHGEARLLASCYQSALRLLRENHGRTIAFPAISCGVYGYPAALAASVAAHTLRDALVGDDIDVTLCCFSEQMALVFQHALNEAAAE